From a region of the Candidatus Rhabdochlamydia porcellionis genome:
- the alaS gene encoding alanine--tRNA ligase gives MLSQQIRAKFLQYFKDKGHTIIPSSSVIPHDDPTILFINAGMNQFKDVFLGKNERGYTKATTCQKCIRVGGKHNDLDNVGHTSRHLTFFEMLGNFSFGDYFKAQAIQYAWEVSTTVFGFDAGKIWATVFEEDNEAFELWKAYLPEKRIVRMGEKDNFWAMGDMGPCGPCSELLFDRGLSYGKASSPLEDHDGERFLEFWNLVFMQFNRDASLKQQPLPKKSIDTGAGLERVVSLKLGVDSVFEIDTFQALIAEIARLCNKPYQKENSHLAPAYHVIADHVRSLSFAIADGAQPSNTERGYILRKLLRRAVRYGRILGFQKPFLADILPCLIDTMGSDYKELVESQARIADILFLEEEAFLRTLKRGGNILNTIIDQTKTSSSKQISGENAFKLKDTYGFPFEEILLIAKDNGLNVDLDTYLVLENQAKIRSKKVQAIHFPQAANDTFKEYIKHHPTTDFLGYRQTEAEATIIGILIDGIFVKEIKEGQNGYILLDKTPFYPEKGGQVGDTGLLTRKEAHFKVTHCYSPFPGIIAHVGRLEKGCLLLGEPLNAQVDKQKRQEIANNHTATHLLHWALQKIVGSHIRQAGSLVTEDHLRFDFNHHKALLKEEIREIERLIQEKIREGQKVQTYEISFEEAQKDPNIKQFFGDKYAAIVRVVDIDYSKELCGGTHAQNVSTIGSFRIIKESSIASGVRRIEAYTGVKAEEWIYEQEDRLEKAAILLKSPPSQLVEKTQNLIEENKILHTEIKTLKRSQLKQLTQTLLTKVQYVGSIPFMAQIVDTEELNALAEQIIQELSSYVVILAYTTKERCHVVVRVSKDLSQKEILASSLIKEIVPIISGSGGGKKESAQAGGKNPEGLLQAFEQVQKWLLQNA, from the coding sequence ATGCTTTCTCAACAAATTCGGGCTAAGTTTCTTCAGTATTTTAAAGACAAAGGACACACAATTATTCCCTCTTCATCCGTCATCCCCCACGATGATCCTACAATACTATTTATTAACGCAGGGATGAACCAATTTAAAGATGTATTCTTAGGCAAAAATGAACGAGGATATACCAAAGCTACAACTTGCCAAAAGTGTATTCGCGTTGGCGGAAAACATAATGATTTAGACAATGTAGGCCATACTTCGCGTCACTTAACTTTTTTTGAAATGTTAGGCAATTTTTCCTTTGGTGATTATTTCAAAGCCCAAGCGATTCAATATGCTTGGGAAGTATCGACTACTGTATTTGGTTTTGATGCAGGAAAAATCTGGGCTACTGTATTTGAAGAAGACAATGAAGCCTTTGAGCTATGGAAAGCTTATTTACCTGAAAAGCGCATTGTACGGATGGGTGAAAAGGATAATTTTTGGGCTATGGGAGATATGGGTCCTTGTGGACCTTGTTCTGAACTACTTTTTGATCGTGGCCTCTCTTATGGTAAGGCTTCTTCTCCTTTAGAAGATCATGATGGAGAGCGTTTTTTAGAGTTCTGGAATCTTGTATTCATGCAATTTAATAGAGATGCTTCTTTAAAGCAGCAACCTCTTCCTAAGAAATCCATTGATACAGGAGCTGGGCTTGAGCGTGTTGTCTCTTTAAAATTAGGGGTTGATTCCGTATTTGAAATAGACACTTTCCAAGCGCTTATTGCAGAGATTGCAAGATTGTGTAACAAACCCTATCAAAAAGAGAATTCTCATTTAGCTCCTGCCTACCATGTAATCGCAGATCATGTTCGATCTCTTAGTTTTGCCATTGCAGATGGAGCTCAACCTAGCAATACAGAAAGAGGTTATATCTTACGCAAACTCTTAAGGCGAGCTGTGCGCTATGGTCGCATATTGGGATTTCAAAAACCTTTTTTAGCAGATATACTCCCCTGTTTGATAGATACAATGGGAAGTGACTATAAAGAGCTTGTAGAATCACAGGCAAGAATTGCTGATATCCTCTTTTTAGAAGAGGAAGCTTTTCTACGCACCTTAAAACGAGGGGGTAATATTTTAAACACTATTATTGATCAGACTAAAACAAGTTCTAGTAAACAAATTTCGGGTGAAAATGCATTTAAACTCAAAGATACATATGGCTTCCCCTTTGAGGAAATTCTACTCATTGCTAAAGATAATGGCTTAAACGTAGATTTAGATACGTATCTTGTACTAGAAAATCAAGCAAAAATACGCTCTAAAAAAGTGCAGGCAATTCATTTTCCACAAGCAGCAAATGACACATTTAAAGAATATATTAAACATCATCCAACTACTGATTTTTTAGGCTATAGGCAAACCGAAGCTGAAGCTACTATTATAGGAATTTTAATCGATGGCATATTTGTCAAAGAGATAAAAGAAGGACAAAATGGCTATATTCTACTCGATAAAACTCCCTTTTACCCAGAAAAAGGTGGGCAGGTAGGCGATACAGGCTTATTGACTCGTAAAGAAGCTCATTTTAAAGTTACTCATTGTTACTCCCCTTTTCCGGGAATTATCGCCCACGTGGGTAGATTAGAAAAAGGATGTCTACTTTTAGGAGAGCCTTTAAATGCTCAAGTAGACAAACAAAAAAGACAAGAAATTGCAAATAATCATACTGCTACACATTTATTGCATTGGGCCCTTCAAAAAATAGTTGGATCTCATATTAGACAAGCAGGTTCTCTTGTAACTGAAGATCATTTACGTTTTGATTTTAATCATCATAAAGCGCTTTTAAAAGAAGAGATCCGTGAGATCGAAAGGCTTATTCAAGAAAAAATTAGAGAAGGTCAAAAAGTACAAACATACGAAATTTCTTTTGAAGAAGCTCAAAAAGATCCTAACATCAAGCAGTTTTTTGGAGATAAATATGCAGCTATTGTAAGAGTAGTTGATATCGATTATTCTAAAGAGCTATGCGGTGGTACTCATGCTCAAAATGTCTCTACCATTGGCTCATTTAGGATTATCAAAGAAAGTAGTATTGCTTCTGGAGTAAGACGTATTGAAGCATATACGGGAGTTAAAGCAGAAGAATGGATCTATGAGCAAGAAGATAGACTGGAAAAAGCCGCTATCCTTCTAAAAAGCCCTCCCTCGCAACTTGTGGAAAAAACACAAAATCTCATCGAAGAGAATAAAATTCTTCACACAGAGATAAAAACCTTAAAAAGGTCACAATTAAAACAACTTACCCAAACTCTTCTGACTAAAGTACAGTATGTTGGATCCATTCCTTTTATGGCACAAATCGTAGACACAGAAGAGTTAAATGCCTTGGCAGAGCAAATTATACAAGAGCTTAGCTCTTATGTCGTAATTTTAGCCTATACAACAAAAGAGCGCTGTCATGTGGTAGTTAGAGTGTCTAAAGATCTCAGTCAAAAAGAAATTTTGGCTTCTTCTTTAATCAAAGAAATTGTCCCTATTATTTCGGGTAGTGGGGGAGGGAAAAAAGAGAGTGCTCAAGCTGGAGGTAAAAATCCAGAAGGGTTATTACAAGCATTTGAACAAGTACAAAAATGGCTCTTACAAAACGCCTAA
- a CDS encoding endonuclease/exonuclease/phosphatase family protein, producing MPWHFRIDKIITKILKKDPDILVLYEVMDTAAGFYLYEMLQEKYAHFYFNIGPRAIGTSSGIFVASKAETTNPEFTPFPKQMLVGRTKLSEKGVFSIQIYGKKVKIYATHLQHSEQPQHPTQEEIEARKAEMDLIIKKVDQDSGNVIVTGDLNLDNAEYFTSSWKGNFQDVFFDENGSRTWGGDAFCAKMVKKRDSAPLNLDYTLITKDSEIKAKTSLIETGYDDTTFIIDALSDHRGLLSRFE from the coding sequence ATGCCTTGGCATTTTAGAATAGATAAAATCATTACGAAAATTCTTAAAAAAGATCCAGATATTCTTGTCTTATATGAGGTTATGGATACAGCTGCTGGGTTTTATCTCTATGAAATGCTGCAAGAGAAATATGCTCATTTTTACTTCAATATAGGGCCAAGAGCAATAGGGACATCTTCTGGGATATTTGTAGCTAGCAAAGCTGAAACAACAAACCCTGAATTTACTCCTTTTCCCAAACAGATGCTAGTTGGAAGAACCAAACTATCGGAAAAAGGTGTGTTTTCGATCCAAATCTATGGAAAAAAGGTAAAGATCTATGCAACACATCTGCAGCATTCAGAACAGCCACAACATCCGACTCAAGAGGAAATAGAAGCTAGAAAAGCAGAGATGGATTTAATTATCAAAAAAGTAGATCAGGATTCTGGCAATGTGATAGTAACTGGAGATCTTAACTTAGATAATGCGGAATACTTCACGTCTTCTTGGAAAGGAAATTTTCAAGATGTATTCTTTGATGAAAATGGCTCAAGAACATGGGGAGGGGATGCATTTTGTGCAAAGATGGTAAAGAAAAGAGATTCTGCCCCTTTAAATTTAGACTATACATTGATTACAAAAGATTCTGAGATAAAGGCTAAAACCTCATTAATAGAAACCGGTTATGACGATACAACGTTTATTATAGATGCTCTTTCTGATCATAGAGGCCTTTTAAGTAGATTTGAATGA